The following are encoded together in the Syngnathus scovelli strain Florida chromosome 12, RoL_Ssco_1.2, whole genome shotgun sequence genome:
- the opn3 gene encoding opsin-3 — MRAPAAHRSHHNDRNHLFIPAMNPYNETRAEHNLFAFGTYKLLAFTIGTIGVFGFCNNVLVILLYCKFKRLRTPTNLLLVNISLSDLLVSVVGINFTFVSCVKGGWIWSHATCVWDGFSNSLFGIVSIMTLAALAYERYIRVVHAQVVDFPWVWRAIGHIWLYSLVWTGAPLLGWNHYTLEIHQLGCSLDWASKNPNDASFILLFLLACFFVPVGIMIYCYGNILYTVQMLRSIQDLQTVQIVKILRYEKKLAAMFLLMISCFLVCWTPYAVVSMMVAFGRKSMVSPTVAIIPSFFAKSSTAYNPLIYVFMSMKFRRCLLQLLCSRLSWLQQSFKERPLAPVERPIRPIVVSSSRGRRKRPKKRVTFSSSSIVFVITSDDFHRFDVSSPAESSANVIQVRPL, encoded by the exons ATGCGCGCTCCAGCCGCACATCGAAGCCACCACAATGACCGAAACCACCTTTTTATCCCCGCAATGAATCCATACAATGAAACCAGAGCCGAACATAACCTGTTTGCTTTTGGCACCTACAAACTTCTCGCCTTCACCATCGGAACCATTGGAGTGTTTGGCTTCTGCAACAACGTTCTTGTCATTCTACTTTACTGCAAATTCAAGAGACTTCGGACACCTACCAATTTGTTACTCGTCAACATAAGTTTGAGTGATTTGCTGGTTTCTGTCGTTGGAATAAACTTTACATTTGTCTCGTGCGTCAAAGGTGGGTGGATTTGGAGCCATGCAACATGCGTGTGGGACGGCTTCAGTAACAGTTTATTCG GCATCGTCTCAATCATGACGCTGGCAGCGTTAGCTTATGAGCGCTACATCCGGGTGGTCCATGCACAGGTGGTGGACTTTCCCTGGGTGTGGCGGGCCATTGGCCACATCTGGCTTTACTCCCTAGTTTGGACTGGGGCTCCTCTCCTGGGCTGGAACCACTACACACTAGAGATCCACCAACTGGGATGCTCCTTGGACTGGGCTTCCAAGAATCCAAATGATGCTTCATTCATTCTTCTATTCCTCCTGGCTTGTTTCTTTGTACCTGTGGGCATCATGATCTATTGCTATGGAAACATCCTCTACACGGTACAAATG CTGCGCTCCATCCAGGATCTTCAGACGGTCCAAATTGTTAAAATCCTAAGATATGAGAAGAAGCTAGCTGCAATGTTTCTTCTCATGATCTCCTGCTTCCTGGTGTGCTGGACGCCCTACGCTGTTGTGTCTATGATGGTGGCTTTTGGCAGGAAGAGCATGGTCTCGCCCACTGTGGCCATTATCCCATCCTTCTTTGCCAAGTCCAGCACAGCCTACAACCCCCTCATCTATGTATTCATGAGCATGAAG TTCCGGCGCTGTTTGCTGCAGCTGCTGTGCTCAAGGTTGTCTTGGCTGCAGCAAAGCTTCAAAGAGCGGCCCCTGGCTCCGGTTGAGCGTCCTATCAGACCCATCGTTGTTTCAAGTTCACGCGGCAGAAGAAAGAGACCCAAAAAGAGGGTGACCTTCAGCTCCTCCTCTATCGTCTTCGTCATTACAAGTGACGATTTTCACCGCTTCGATGTGTCGTCCCCTGCGGAGTCCTCTGCTAATGTCATTCAAGTGAGGCCGCTGTGA
- the kmo gene encoding kynurenine 3-monooxygenase translates to MEESTKEKKVVAVVGGGLVGALNACFFAKRGFDVHVFETRDDIRQAKIVKGRSINLALSHRGRQSLKHVGMEEKIISQGIPMHARMIHSPNGVQSPIPYGKKGQYILSVDRANLNKELLTEAETYANTKLNFDHKLQDWSAESGLMTFIRPDGSKTQIEADLIVGCDGAFSAVRKQFLRQSRFNYSQTYIPHGYMELTMPPVNGEFAMKANYLHIWPRNTFMMIALPNLDKTFTCTLFMPFEEFAKITTGDEVIEFFQKYFPDAIPLIGVDALKRDYFRLPAQAMVSVKCSPYHIGDKCVLMGDAAHAVVPFYGQGMNAGFEDCIVFDEIMEQFNEDFSAVLPEYSRVRVPDDHAIADLAMYNYIEMRAHVNSKWFLFRKRVDNILHFLMPKTIIPLYTMVTFTRTPYHEAVNRWHWQDKVINRGLFFAATGAILGGSILLIKNPPQINKLSIPTEKLLNKLARFGTSLTHI, encoded by the exons ATGGAGGAATCAactaaggaaaaaaaagttgtggcaGTGGTAGGGGGTGGACTG gtTGGTGCACTGAATGCCTGCTTCTTTGCCAAAAGAGGTTTTGATGTACATGTGTTTGAAACTCGGGATG ATATCCGGCAAGCAAAAATCGTGAAGGGGAGAAGTATCAACTTGGCTTTATCTCACAGAGGCCGCCAGTCACTCAAGCATGTCGGAATGGAGGAGAAG ATTATCTCCCAAGGAATCCCCATGCATGCAAGAATGATCCATTCACCAAATGGTGTGCAGTCCCCAATTCCATATGGCAAAAAGGGCCAG TACATCCTGTCTGTCGACCGAGCCAATCTGAACAAAGAGCTGCTAACAG AGGCTGAGACGTATGCAAACACCAAGTTGAACTTTGACCACAAACTACAGGATTGGAGTGCTGAATCGGGTTTAATGACCTTTATCAG GCCGGACGGATCCAAAACGCAGATCGAAGCAGACCTCATTGTCGGTTGTGACGGAGCATTTTCAGCCGTTCGCAAGCAATTCCTTCGTCAGAGCCGCTTTAACTACAGTCAGACTTACATCCCCCATGGCTACATGGAGCTCACCATGCCGCCTGTCAATGGAGAG TTTGCCATGAAGGCTAATTATCTCCATATTTGGCCACGGAACACATTCATGATGATTGCGCTCCCCAATTTG GACAAGACGTTTACCTGCACTCTCTTCATGCCCTTTGAAGAGTTTGCAAAGATCACCACAGGAGATGAAGTCATCGAGTTTTTCCAAAAATACTTTCCCGACGCCATACCGTTAATAGGAGT tgatGCTCTCAAAAGGGATTATTTTCGATTGCCTGCCCAGGCCATGGTGTCCGTCAAGTGCTCCCCGTATCATATTGGAGATAAATGTGTCCTTATGGGCGACGCGGCTCATGCAGTAGTGCCTTTCTACGGGCAAGGAATGAATGCT GGTTTTGAAGATTGCATTGTTTTTGATGAAATAATGGAGCAGTTCAATGAAGATTTCA GTGCTGTACTGCCCGAGTATTCCAGAGTGCGAGTTCCGGATGACCATGCAATCGCAGATCTGGCCATGTACAATTACATCGAA ATGCGAGCTCACGTCAACTCCAAATGGTTCCTTTTCCGAAAGCGTGTCGATAACATCCTCCATTTCCTCATGCCAAAGACAATAATCCCACTTTACACGATG GTGACGTTCACAAGAACACCTTACCATGAAGCTGTGAATCGCTGGCACTGGCAAGACAAA GTGATTAATCGGGGCCTGTTTTTTGCTGCGACAGGAGCAATTTTGGGAGGCTCTATCCTGCTCATCAAAAATCCCCCACAAATCAACAAGCTCAGCATTCCTACTGAGAAACTGTTGAACAAGCTTGCAAGATTTGGTACCTCCTTAACTCACATATGA
- the ide gene encoding insulin-degrading enzyme isoform X1: MQSMYKCINRTAQCTKYFQAAGSGPNINKGFALVSSSPLRMIDPALKSVVADIIRSPEDKRLYRGLEFNNGLRAMLISDPTTDKSSAALDVHIGSLSDPANIAGLAHFCEHMLFLGTKKYPKENEYSQFLSEHAGSSNAFTSGEHTNYYFDVSHEHLQGALDRFAQFFLCPLFDESCKDREVNAVDSEHDKNVMNDAWRLFQLEKATGNPHHPFSKFGTGNKLTLETRPSNDGIDVRQELLKFHSTYYSSNLMGLCVLGRESLDELTSMVVKLFAEVENKNVPVPEFPDHPFQDEFLKQFYKVVPIKDIRNLYVTFPIPDLQKYYKSNPGHYLGHLIGHEGPGSLLSELKSKGWVNTLVGGQKEGAKGFMFFIINVDLTEEGLLHVEDIIFHMFQYIQKLRTEGPQEWVFQECKDLNKVAFRFKDKERPRGYTSKVSGLLHYYPLEEVLAAEYLLEDFRPDLIEMVLDKLRPEYVRVVLVSKSFDGETDKAEEWYGTQYKQEAISMETIKKWASADLNGKFKLPMKNEFIPTNLEIYPLEKDSASVPALIKDTAMSKVWFKQDDKFFLPKACLNFEFFSPFAYVDPLHCNMAYLYLELLKDSLNEYAYAAELAGLNYDLQNTVYGMYLSVKGYNDKQDILLKKIIEKMATFEIDEKRFDIIKEAYMRSLNNFRAEQPHQHAMYYLRLLMTEVAWTKDELRDALEDVTLQRLKAFIPQLLSRLHIEALLHGNITKESALGMIQMVEDTLIEHARTKPLLPSQLIRYREVQVPDGGWYVYQQRNDVHNNCGIEIYYQTDMQTTHMNMLLELFCQIISEPCFNTLRTKEQLGYIVFSGPRRANGVQGLRFIIQSEKAPHYLESRIEAFLCSMERSLEEMSEEAFQKHIQALAIRRLDKPKKLSAECAKYWGEIISQQYNFDRDNIEVAHLKTLTKDDVMQFCRERLTLNAPKRHKMSVHVLSREMDTCPLVGEFPAQNDVNLAPAPSLPQPSLVRDMTEFKRSLPLFPLVRPHINFMAAKL, encoded by the exons ATGCAAAGTATGTATAAGTGTATCAATCGAACGGCGCAGTGCACGAAATATTTCCAAGCAGCAGGAAGCGGCCCCAATATCAACAAAGGATTTGC GCTGGTGTCATCTTCTCCACTTAGAATGATTGACCCAGCTCTGAAGAGTGTGGTCGCAGACATAATTCGCTCCCCCGAGGACAAGCGACTTTACAGAGGCCTGGAGTTCAACAATGGATTGAGGGCCATGCTCATCAGTGACCCAACGACAGACAAATCCTCCGCAGCTTTGGATGTCCACATTG GTTCATTATCCGACCCGGCGAACATCGCCGGCTTGGCGCACTTTTGTGAACACATGCTGTTCCTGGGCACAAAGAAATACCCAAAAGAGAATGAGTACAGCCAGTTCTTGAGTGAGCATGCTGGCAGCTCCAATGCCTTCACCAGTGGAGAGCACACGAATTATTACTTTGATGTGTCTCATGAGCACTTACAAGGAGCTCTCGATAG GTTTGCCCAGTTCTTCTTGTGCCCGCTCTTTGACGAGAGCTGTAAGGACCGCGAGGTGAATGCTGTTGACTCTGAGCATGacaagaatgtgatgaatgatgcTTGGAGACTCTTTCAACTCGAGAAGGCCACTGGCAACCCACATCACCCCTTCAGTAAATTTGGAACAG GGAACAAACTGACCCTTGAGACCAGACCATCTAATGATGGCATTGATGTCCGCCAGGAGCTCCTCAAGTTTCACTCGACGTATTACTCCTCTAATCTAATGGGCCTCTGTGTTTTAGGAAGAG AATCCCTAGATGAGCTGACGTCTATGGTGGTCAAGTTATTTGCAGAAGTAGAGAACAAGAACGTGCCTGTCCCGGAATTTCCTGATCACCCCTTTCAAGATGAATTTCTAAAA CAATTCTACAAAGTGGTGCCCATAAAAGACATAAGGAATCTGTACGTGACGTTCCCCATCCCAGACCTGCAGAAATACTATAAGTCAAACCCAGGACACTATCTGGGACATCTGATAGGTCACGAAGGACCTGGAAGTTTGTTATCGGAACTAAAAAGTAAAG GATGGGTGAATACACTTGTTGGAGGCCAAAAAGAAGGAGCTAAAGGATTCATGTTCTTCATCATCAATGTTGACTTGACAGAAGAAGGCCTCT TACACGTGGAAGACATTATCTTTCACATGTTCCAGTATATCCAGAAACTGCGTACAGAGGGACCTCAGGAATGGGTGTTTCAGGAGTGCAAG GATTTAAACAAGGTAGCCTTTCGATTTAAAGACAAGGAGCGACCTCGTGGCTATACCTCCAAAGTGTCTGGTTTACTACAC TATTACCCACTTGAAGAGGTTCTAGCGGCAGAGTACCTTTTGGAAGACTTTAGGCCAGACTTGATTGAGATGGTGCTGGACAAGCTGAGACCAGAATATGTCAG GGTTGTTTTGGTGTCAAAGTCATTTGACGGTGAAACAGACAAGGCAGAAGAATGGTATGGTACACAGTACAAGCAGGAGGCGATATCCATGGAGACCATCAAG AAATGGGCCAGTGCTGACCTCAACGGCAAGTTCAAGTTACCGATGAAAAATGAGTTCATCCCGACCAACTTGGAAATTTACCCTCTTGAGAAAGACTCTGCTTCCGTCCCTGCTTTAATCAAG gacacagcaatgagcaaggtgtggttcAAGCAGGATGACAAATTCTTTCTTCCCAAAGCGTGTCTGAACTTTGAGTTCTTCAG CCCGTTTGCATATGTGGACCCATTACATTGTAACATGGCTTATTTATACCTGGAGCTCCTAAAGGACTCCCTCAACGAGTATGCATATGCAGCCGAGCTAGCTGGTTTGAACTATGACCTTCAAAATACCGTCTATGGGATGTAT CTTTCTGTTAAAGGCTACAATGACAAGCAAGACATCCTTTTGAAGAAGATCATTGAGAAGATGGCCACATTTGAAATCGATGAGAAGCGTTTTGACATCATCAAGGAAGCG TACATGAGGTCTTTGAATAACTTCAGAGCAGAACAACCACACCAGCACGCCATGTACTACCTTCGTCTACTCATGACTGAGGTGGCTTGGACCAAAGATGAACTCAGAGATGCTCTCGAAG ATGTAACTCTCCAGCGCCTCAAGGCTTTCATACCTCAGCTGTTGTCTCGGTTACATATCGAAGCCCTTCTTCATGGCAACATCACCAAGGAG TCTGCTCTTGGCATGATACAAATGGTGGAGGACACTCTGATTGAGCACGCACGCACCAAACCTCTCCTACCAAGCCAACTGATCCGCTACAGAGAGGTACAGGTTCCAGACG GTGGCTGGTACGTTTATCAGCAGAGGAACGACGTGCATAACAACTGCGGCATCGAGATCTACTACCAGACCGACATGCAGACGACCCACATGAACATGCTGCTGGAGCTCTTCTGTCAGATCATCTCCGAGCCGTGCTTCAACACGTTAAGAACTAAAGAGCAGCTGG GCTACATAGTGTTCAGCGGGCCAAGGCGGGCTAACGGGGTCCAAGGTCTTCGCTTCATCATCCAGTCTGAAAAGGCGCCGCACTACCTGGAGAGCCGCATCGAAGCGTTCCTTTGCAGCATGGAGAGATCGTTGGAAGAGATGAGCGAGGAAGCCTTCCAGAAGCACATCCAGGCCTTGGCCATCCGCCGCCTGGACAAGCCCAAAAAGCTGTCTGCTGAGTGTGCCAAGTACTGGGGAGAGATTATTTCCCAACAGTATAATTTTGATCGAG ATAACATTGAGGTGGCCCATCTGAAGACGTTAACTAAAGATGACGTTATGCAATTCTGCCGT GAGCGCCTAACCCTGAATGCCCCTAAAAGACACAAGATGTCAGTTCACGTGTTGTCCAGAGAGATGGACACCT GTCCCCTCGTTGGAGAATTTCCTGCTCAGAACGATGTCAACTTGGCCCCTGCGCCCTCTCTGCCCCAG CCGTCGCTGGTCCGGGACATGACAGAATTCAAGAGGAGTCTGCCTCTCTTCCCTCTGGTCAGACCTCACATCAATTTCATGGCAGCCAAACTGTGA
- the ide gene encoding insulin-degrading enzyme isoform X2 gives MQSMYKCINRTAQCTKYFQAAGSGPNINKGFAMIDPALKSVVADIIRSPEDKRLYRGLEFNNGLRAMLISDPTTDKSSAALDVHIGSLSDPANIAGLAHFCEHMLFLGTKKYPKENEYSQFLSEHAGSSNAFTSGEHTNYYFDVSHEHLQGALDRFAQFFLCPLFDESCKDREVNAVDSEHDKNVMNDAWRLFQLEKATGNPHHPFSKFGTGNKLTLETRPSNDGIDVRQELLKFHSTYYSSNLMGLCVLGRESLDELTSMVVKLFAEVENKNVPVPEFPDHPFQDEFLKQFYKVVPIKDIRNLYVTFPIPDLQKYYKSNPGHYLGHLIGHEGPGSLLSELKSKGWVNTLVGGQKEGAKGFMFFIINVDLTEEGLLHVEDIIFHMFQYIQKLRTEGPQEWVFQECKDLNKVAFRFKDKERPRGYTSKVSGLLHYYPLEEVLAAEYLLEDFRPDLIEMVLDKLRPEYVRVVLVSKSFDGETDKAEEWYGTQYKQEAISMETIKKWASADLNGKFKLPMKNEFIPTNLEIYPLEKDSASVPALIKDTAMSKVWFKQDDKFFLPKACLNFEFFSPFAYVDPLHCNMAYLYLELLKDSLNEYAYAAELAGLNYDLQNTVYGMYLSVKGYNDKQDILLKKIIEKMATFEIDEKRFDIIKEAYMRSLNNFRAEQPHQHAMYYLRLLMTEVAWTKDELRDALEDVTLQRLKAFIPQLLSRLHIEALLHGNITKESALGMIQMVEDTLIEHARTKPLLPSQLIRYREVQVPDGGWYVYQQRNDVHNNCGIEIYYQTDMQTTHMNMLLELFCQIISEPCFNTLRTKEQLGYIVFSGPRRANGVQGLRFIIQSEKAPHYLESRIEAFLCSMERSLEEMSEEAFQKHIQALAIRRLDKPKKLSAECAKYWGEIISQQYNFDRDNIEVAHLKTLTKDDVMQFCRERLTLNAPKRHKMSVHVLSREMDTCPLVGEFPAQNDVNLAPAPSLPQPSLVRDMTEFKRSLPLFPLVRPHINFMAAKL, from the exons ATGCAAAGTATGTATAAGTGTATCAATCGAACGGCGCAGTGCACGAAATATTTCCAAGCAGCAGGAAGCGGCCCCAATATCAACAAAGGATTTGC AATGATTGACCCAGCTCTGAAGAGTGTGGTCGCAGACATAATTCGCTCCCCCGAGGACAAGCGACTTTACAGAGGCCTGGAGTTCAACAATGGATTGAGGGCCATGCTCATCAGTGACCCAACGACAGACAAATCCTCCGCAGCTTTGGATGTCCACATTG GTTCATTATCCGACCCGGCGAACATCGCCGGCTTGGCGCACTTTTGTGAACACATGCTGTTCCTGGGCACAAAGAAATACCCAAAAGAGAATGAGTACAGCCAGTTCTTGAGTGAGCATGCTGGCAGCTCCAATGCCTTCACCAGTGGAGAGCACACGAATTATTACTTTGATGTGTCTCATGAGCACTTACAAGGAGCTCTCGATAG GTTTGCCCAGTTCTTCTTGTGCCCGCTCTTTGACGAGAGCTGTAAGGACCGCGAGGTGAATGCTGTTGACTCTGAGCATGacaagaatgtgatgaatgatgcTTGGAGACTCTTTCAACTCGAGAAGGCCACTGGCAACCCACATCACCCCTTCAGTAAATTTGGAACAG GGAACAAACTGACCCTTGAGACCAGACCATCTAATGATGGCATTGATGTCCGCCAGGAGCTCCTCAAGTTTCACTCGACGTATTACTCCTCTAATCTAATGGGCCTCTGTGTTTTAGGAAGAG AATCCCTAGATGAGCTGACGTCTATGGTGGTCAAGTTATTTGCAGAAGTAGAGAACAAGAACGTGCCTGTCCCGGAATTTCCTGATCACCCCTTTCAAGATGAATTTCTAAAA CAATTCTACAAAGTGGTGCCCATAAAAGACATAAGGAATCTGTACGTGACGTTCCCCATCCCAGACCTGCAGAAATACTATAAGTCAAACCCAGGACACTATCTGGGACATCTGATAGGTCACGAAGGACCTGGAAGTTTGTTATCGGAACTAAAAAGTAAAG GATGGGTGAATACACTTGTTGGAGGCCAAAAAGAAGGAGCTAAAGGATTCATGTTCTTCATCATCAATGTTGACTTGACAGAAGAAGGCCTCT TACACGTGGAAGACATTATCTTTCACATGTTCCAGTATATCCAGAAACTGCGTACAGAGGGACCTCAGGAATGGGTGTTTCAGGAGTGCAAG GATTTAAACAAGGTAGCCTTTCGATTTAAAGACAAGGAGCGACCTCGTGGCTATACCTCCAAAGTGTCTGGTTTACTACAC TATTACCCACTTGAAGAGGTTCTAGCGGCAGAGTACCTTTTGGAAGACTTTAGGCCAGACTTGATTGAGATGGTGCTGGACAAGCTGAGACCAGAATATGTCAG GGTTGTTTTGGTGTCAAAGTCATTTGACGGTGAAACAGACAAGGCAGAAGAATGGTATGGTACACAGTACAAGCAGGAGGCGATATCCATGGAGACCATCAAG AAATGGGCCAGTGCTGACCTCAACGGCAAGTTCAAGTTACCGATGAAAAATGAGTTCATCCCGACCAACTTGGAAATTTACCCTCTTGAGAAAGACTCTGCTTCCGTCCCTGCTTTAATCAAG gacacagcaatgagcaaggtgtggttcAAGCAGGATGACAAATTCTTTCTTCCCAAAGCGTGTCTGAACTTTGAGTTCTTCAG CCCGTTTGCATATGTGGACCCATTACATTGTAACATGGCTTATTTATACCTGGAGCTCCTAAAGGACTCCCTCAACGAGTATGCATATGCAGCCGAGCTAGCTGGTTTGAACTATGACCTTCAAAATACCGTCTATGGGATGTAT CTTTCTGTTAAAGGCTACAATGACAAGCAAGACATCCTTTTGAAGAAGATCATTGAGAAGATGGCCACATTTGAAATCGATGAGAAGCGTTTTGACATCATCAAGGAAGCG TACATGAGGTCTTTGAATAACTTCAGAGCAGAACAACCACACCAGCACGCCATGTACTACCTTCGTCTACTCATGACTGAGGTGGCTTGGACCAAAGATGAACTCAGAGATGCTCTCGAAG ATGTAACTCTCCAGCGCCTCAAGGCTTTCATACCTCAGCTGTTGTCTCGGTTACATATCGAAGCCCTTCTTCATGGCAACATCACCAAGGAG TCTGCTCTTGGCATGATACAAATGGTGGAGGACACTCTGATTGAGCACGCACGCACCAAACCTCTCCTACCAAGCCAACTGATCCGCTACAGAGAGGTACAGGTTCCAGACG GTGGCTGGTACGTTTATCAGCAGAGGAACGACGTGCATAACAACTGCGGCATCGAGATCTACTACCAGACCGACATGCAGACGACCCACATGAACATGCTGCTGGAGCTCTTCTGTCAGATCATCTCCGAGCCGTGCTTCAACACGTTAAGAACTAAAGAGCAGCTGG GCTACATAGTGTTCAGCGGGCCAAGGCGGGCTAACGGGGTCCAAGGTCTTCGCTTCATCATCCAGTCTGAAAAGGCGCCGCACTACCTGGAGAGCCGCATCGAAGCGTTCCTTTGCAGCATGGAGAGATCGTTGGAAGAGATGAGCGAGGAAGCCTTCCAGAAGCACATCCAGGCCTTGGCCATCCGCCGCCTGGACAAGCCCAAAAAGCTGTCTGCTGAGTGTGCCAAGTACTGGGGAGAGATTATTTCCCAACAGTATAATTTTGATCGAG ATAACATTGAGGTGGCCCATCTGAAGACGTTAACTAAAGATGACGTTATGCAATTCTGCCGT GAGCGCCTAACCCTGAATGCCCCTAAAAGACACAAGATGTCAGTTCACGTGTTGTCCAGAGAGATGGACACCT GTCCCCTCGTTGGAGAATTTCCTGCTCAGAACGATGTCAACTTGGCCCCTGCGCCCTCTCTGCCCCAG CCGTCGCTGGTCCGGGACATGACAGAATTCAAGAGGAGTCTGCCTCTCTTCCCTCTGGTCAGACCTCACATCAATTTCATGGCAGCCAAACTGTGA